In the Bacillus shivajii genome, one interval contains:
- the phnE gene encoding phosphonate ABC transporter, permease protein PhnE translates to MKPAVKTSENPNITTPPGLRAQKTKWKLAFVFIVVVGFYITSTLYTQASPKALWDGLPSVWRMVTELFPPNWGYATEAWGRLAETIQMAIIATTVAGILCIPISLMASSNIAPNKYVYNFTKQFMNILRTIPDLLLAVIFVGIFGIGVFSGIMALIIFSLGILAKLLAETIEAIDKNPLEAIRASGGNTLQVIVYGVMPQILPQYTSFTLYVFEINVRASLVLGFVGAGGIGQLLQRSISFFQYGNAMMIIVIIFVAVVIIEYISGKIREEIL, encoded by the coding sequence ATGAAGCCAGCAGTTAAGACTTCTGAAAACCCTAATATTACCACACCTCCAGGTCTTCGAGCGCAAAAAACGAAATGGAAACTAGCTTTTGTTTTTATCGTTGTCGTCGGATTTTATATCACCTCTACGCTATATACACAAGCCTCACCAAAGGCGTTATGGGACGGGCTTCCTAGTGTATGGAGAATGGTTACGGAACTATTTCCACCTAACTGGGGATATGCAACAGAAGCTTGGGGGCGTTTAGCAGAAACGATTCAAATGGCGATCATCGCAACAACGGTCGCAGGTATTTTATGTATTCCGATTAGTTTGATGGCATCATCAAACATAGCACCGAATAAGTACGTTTATAACTTCACGAAACAATTTATGAATATATTACGTACGATTCCTGATTTATTGCTTGCAGTTATTTTTGTTGGAATTTTCGGTATTGGCGTATTTTCCGGTATTATGGCCTTAATTATTTTTTCACTTGGCATACTTGCAAAACTCTTAGCAGAAACGATCGAAGCAATTGATAAAAACCCCCTTGAAGCAATTAGAGCATCAGGAGGGAATACACTACAAGTCATTGTTTACGGTGTTATGCCGCAAATCTTACCACAATATACATCATTTACACTTTATGTGTTTGAAATTAACGTCCGTGCATCCCTTGTTCTCGGATTCGTAGGAGCTGGAGGCATCGGACAGCTGTTGCAACGATCGATCAGCTTTTTCCAATACGGAAATGCAATGATGATCATCGTGATTATTTTCGTCGCTGTTGTGATTATTGAATATATCAGCGGGAAAATCAGGGAGGAGATTTTATAA
- the phnD gene encoding phosphate/phosphite/phosphonate ABC transporter substrate-binding protein yields the protein MKKLMTTLFSSVLALSLVACGSDEEETTGGQDDTGSDDQTEESTDLPDEIVMGFVPSTDSDQIASTVEPLAERLSEEIGIPVDGRVMTNYSALVEAMGSGQVHVGFIPAFGYVLANERHDIEVILKSIRHGDDSYRAQYSVRADSGIENLEDLEGKVWAFPDVASTSGYLFPATQIRDMFGMTEDEFFGDLLETGSHDNALITVLEGNADVATTFEDARETIEDDYPEVYDESNGLVQLDFTAAIPNDTISVIHSLPADFVEDIRQAFLAFNDDEEMIDIMQTVYRWDGIAEAEDSEYDIVREAYSNFADEVDPLE from the coding sequence ATGAAAAAATTGATGACAACTTTATTCTCTTCTGTTCTTGCACTATCACTAGTAGCGTGTGGCTCAGATGAAGAAGAAACAACAGGCGGTCAAGACGATACAGGAAGTGACGACCAAACGGAAGAATCAACAGATCTTCCTGATGAGATCGTTATGGGATTTGTACCATCAACTGACTCTGACCAAATTGCATCTACAGTTGAGCCATTAGCAGAGCGCTTATCAGAAGAAATCGGTATTCCTGTAGATGGACGAGTTATGACAAATTACTCAGCACTCGTAGAAGCAATGGGAAGTGGCCAAGTACATGTTGGATTCATTCCAGCTTTTGGTTATGTTTTAGCAAACGAGCGTCATGATATTGAAGTTATTCTTAAATCAATTCGCCACGGAGACGATAGCTATAGAGCGCAATATTCCGTGCGTGCTGACTCTGGGATTGAAAATTTAGAAGACTTAGAAGGAAAAGTATGGGCCTTCCCTGATGTTGCTTCTACTAGTGGATATCTTTTCCCAGCAACACAAATTCGTGACATGTTCGGTATGACTGAAGATGAGTTCTTCGGTGACTTACTTGAAACTGGTTCTCACGACAATGCTTTAATCACTGTTCTAGAAGGAAATGCAGACGTTGCGACGACATTTGAAGACGCACGTGAAACAATTGAAGATGACTACCCTGAAGTGTATGACGAAAGTAACGGGTTAGTTCAATTAGACTTTACAGCAGCAATTCCAAATGACACGATTTCCGTCATTCATAGTTTACCAGCTGACTTTGTTGAAGATATTCGCCAAGCATTTTTAGCTTTTAACGACGATGAAGAAATGATTGATATTATGCAGACAGTATACCGCTGGGATGGTATTGCAGAAGCTGAAGATAGCGAGTATGACATTGTTCGTGAAGCGTATTCAAACTTCGCAGACGAAGTAGACCCGCTTGAATAG
- the phnC gene encoding phosphonate ABC transporter ATP-binding protein yields MIEFKDVSLVYPNGTQGLKNVNLNIKQGEFVVIVGLSGAGKSTLIRSVNRMVTPTDGELIIDGENILSHKGKKLRELRTKVGMIFQNYNLVKRSSVMKNVIAGRLGHTGTLRSVLNLYSKEDLSLAYQSLNRVNIGEKVHARADELSGGQQQRVSIARVLTQQPKIILADEPVASLDPPTSHQVMTYLRKVNKEDNITTIVNLHFIDMAMEYADRIIGMRNGEVVFDGDAKTVTEKTFEEIYGRKIREEDMVGGDEDEASS; encoded by the coding sequence ATGATTGAATTTAAGGATGTATCACTTGTTTATCCAAATGGAACGCAAGGGTTAAAGAATGTTAACTTAAATATTAAACAAGGTGAATTTGTCGTCATAGTCGGACTTTCAGGTGCCGGAAAATCGACTTTGATTCGTAGTGTTAACCGCATGGTGACGCCGACCGACGGAGAATTAATCATCGATGGAGAAAATATATTATCTCATAAAGGGAAGAAGCTTCGTGAACTTCGCACGAAAGTAGGTATGATCTTTCAAAACTACAACCTTGTTAAACGCTCCAGCGTGATGAAAAATGTTATCGCCGGCCGACTTGGCCATACGGGTACATTACGAAGTGTGTTGAATTTGTACAGTAAGGAAGATTTATCACTTGCTTACCAATCATTAAATCGTGTAAATATTGGTGAGAAAGTCCACGCACGTGCCGATGAGTTAAGTGGTGGACAACAGCAGCGTGTTAGTATTGCTCGTGTGCTCACACAGCAACCGAAAATTATCCTAGCAGACGAGCCTGTAGCAAGCCTTGACCCACCAACTTCTCACCAAGTCATGACATATTTGCGTAAAGTCAATAAAGAAGATAACATTACGACAATTGTTAACCTTCACTTTATTGATATGGCTATGGAATATGCAGATCGTATTATAGGTATGAGAAACGGTGAAGTTGTCTTTGACGGTGATGCAAAAACTGTAACAGAAAAGACTTTTGAAGAAATATACGGACGAAAAATTCGTGAGGAAGACATGGTAGGAGGAGATGAGGATGAAGCCAGCAGTTAA